From the Juglans microcarpa x Juglans regia isolate MS1-56 chromosome 7D, Jm3101_v1.0, whole genome shotgun sequence genome, the window atatattctaacaatattttatttaacttttaattttaatctcaactcatttcatttcatttacaaaaataaacgagacctaattctactttatgtaatttattaagttttgattAGTAAAAATTGGTCTACCTAAGAAAAAGATCAACCTCTAATTAGTAATTTCACTATGATCTGATTATATCCCATCAATAAGATTTGAACTTCTGTGAAGATTGAGTGCAAATGGTTCTTCTTCATTATGCTTTGTACATTTATTCCCATCACAAGCTCCAATCAGATTCCACAAGTGATCATGCAGTCTTCATCATTACTTGGTCTAATATTTGTCAGCATTGTCACTAACAATATACTAAACACTAAAGTCTAAAGACAATCAAGGCACTATCGTCAAAAGCCTACCACTTTCTCTTTGCTATTTTTGTTTTACCTCTACTTTTCAACCACCTCTCAAAGGCAAGCATGCACCATGTGCTCTTGATTTCGATCTTTTAATGATCGTCTATCTAGGTTTCCCCGCATCCTTTTTTTTCAACTCCGAGAAAACATTCGTTGTTACAATTTCATGATTTATATCTGCACACAAGTAGTCAATTATGACATGAAAGAGCCTAAAATATgaaaacacatacatatataaatatatatatgccaaaTCTTTTGTTTGGGAGGAGTTTTCCGATTTAGTTCAAGTTGGGACTTCATCACTGAACAGTGACAAGGCCTACCAGGTGGTACTTTGGGGCCACGTTAAGTGCTGTTCCTGTTGTCCCTTACTGTTTCTTCCATATTTCTCGAACTTATGGCTGAGTTTGAAAGTGCAAGTAATTGTCAGGCAAATTACCATATCCATTGTTGGATTCCATTGTTGACTGTTAATCCACTCGTGCTCTAATGTCCTGTTCATGTCTTTGCTTATATCATGCCTAAGGAAACCTTttagatgaagttgaaagtgaTATAAATGAAAAACGCAAAGTAAGATCAGGCTAATTAAACAGTGTTATGTAGTAACGCAGGTCTTCTGGTGTTGTTTGTAATTACGAAATTGAGGGGGGGGAGTGTTTGAGCAAAGGACTAGGCAATTTGTTGATCACCACTTGATATGGCATATTATGACTGGCCACCCTGCATAATGGACTGGCGAGGCAGAATCAATGCGCCAAATAGAACATGTTATTTAGAGATCAGCCATTAGCATTTGACTCCAGTGGTTATGAATCAATCCACCAACACTTTCAAAAAGGCACACAAAAAGGCAAAAAGCAAagctaaggaaaaaaaagaaagggaaagagaacAGAAGGGGGATCAAAAGGGCAAGCTGAGGTTGAGAGAAGGTAGCAATTAAGCACATTGgctggtggaggaggaggagatgatggtggtggtgaattTGGGTGATGGGGATGGAGTGGGTGACAGACCCACGTGAAtggccaccaccaccaccacctcccaCGCCCTCATAGGCCCAAGTGGATGTCTTGGTTGGCTTCATATCAACGCTAACAGCCAAGATAACTCAACCACATGAGCAATAAAACCAACATACCCACAATCACATAACACCACCccaaaaagtgaaaaatgaaaGTTTGGAGAGGTTAACATCATTAACTCATTTGACAAAAGTGAGCAATTTTCTTGGTTGCCCACTAACCCTAGCCTTTCCTCCCCTTTCTGATCTAATGCtattctctttctctctctctctctctctcttcttatgGGTGGGCACCAATACAGCcattctttttctctctaatgCTAGtggttctctctctttctctctctcttgcagtTATATGCTTCAACTTTTTTTGAGGGTTATACATGTTGACAGCTAAACAAGGGTAAAAGTTTTAGCATGGGGAGAGATGGACAAAGAAATTAACCAAGAAACCTCATCTCTCCTCCCTAACAacaacaccaccaccaccaccattaagGAAGACTCTCCAAGAAAACCGTTTACGCCGCCTCCTCCTGCAGCTGCTGCTCCTACTGGTGGTAGCAGTGATAGATTGAAAAGAGATGAGTGGAGTGAAGGAGCAGTTTCAAGCCTTCTTGAAGCCTATGAAACGAAATGGGTTCTCCGAAACCGAGCCAAGCTCAAGGGCCATGACTGGGAAGATGTTGCGCGCCATGTTTCATCGCGTGCCAATTGTACCAAGTCGCCCAAGACGCAGACACAGTGCAAGAACAAGATTGAGTCAATGAAGAAAAGGTATCGGTCTGAGTCTTCCACTGCTGATCCCTCATCATGGCCACTATACCCACGTCTCGACCTTTTGCTGCGTGGAAGTGGTCCATTACAAGTTCCTCCACCAccaccgactccgactccggcGTCTCATCCGCCTCCGCCTAATGCTCCTTTAATGTTGCTAGAGCCATCCCCAGTAGCGGTGcaaccaccacctccacctccacctccacctccgcAACTTGGAGTTGCTCAAAACTCGCATGGATCCAATGGTATTGATAGGGTGGCCAAGGTCAGTGCAGAATATAATTTTGCTTTTTCTCAATTCTGGTTGTAGCCATGAATGTTGTACCTGTTGCTtcattcaatttcaattttctgGGGATTCCAgagaaggatttttttttatttttttggcgaCCGGGAAAACCACAACCGGTGGCCCTTCCTGGCCTCCTAGTAGTCGTACATATCCATTCCTTCTCCAGTTCTATAGCATTTGCTAGCTAGCTCCCGGTTGCCCGTCACAATTCGAGATCGTTTagtgtttttttcttcatatatagGACTCTTTAAAGTTGTGAGGACTACGAGTCTTTTTCTGTTGCAAGACTTCAAATTCACCATCTTCCAGTTTACGTTTTTCAGACATGTTTGCATCATGTAATCTATCAGATCAGTGTCAACTTTAAACCAATAATTGAATAGAATTCCATTCTCTGGGCAGAAaactccaaaaagaaaaaaacgagGTCGTAGGGTCATTTATTGCTTGCAAATAATTCAGCCAGCTGATATTTGGAGGTACCTGAAGTTACAATTTAAGAGGCACCTTATAATATTTGCAATAGAAATATTACTGTGGAGAAAACACTAGGTAAATTCCAAGGATCCTTAGATAACTCATGTCGAACTGCTGtttttttggtaaatttacTTGAATATATTC encodes:
- the LOC121239831 gene encoding zinc finger homeobox protein 4-like is translated as MDKEINQETSSLLPNNNTTTTTIKEDSPRKPFTPPPPAAAAPTGGSSDRLKRDEWSEGAVSSLLEAYETKWVLRNRAKLKGHDWEDVARHVSSRANCTKSPKTQTQCKNKIESMKKRYRSESSTADPSSWPLYPRLDLLLRGSGPLQVPPPPPTPTPASHPPPPNAPLMLLEPSPVAVQPPPPPPPPPPQLGVAQNSHGSNGIDRVAKEDGAGTKLSDQESDKNHMETDSSTPALYSDKDKSRSKKLKMKMEKKKKSRRRPEESEVAESIRWLAEVVVRSEQARMETMREIERMRVEAEAKRGEMDLKRTEILANTQLEIARLFAGIGKGVDSSLRIGRS